Genomic DNA from uncultured Acetobacterium sp.:
TTGTGGATAAAGAGCTGGTGGCGGGTGACCAGGGAACAAGGGCCGTATCCGGCCGAAATCAGTTTTTCCTGAATCTGTTCGGCGATGGTTCCGGTACCAATTGAATCAAGGTTGTCGGTATCATCAATACAAAGATAAAATTTCATGGTTAGTTGCTCCTCTATTTTTTTTATGGTTTAGCACTGGTTTTCGGAGTCTAAAATTTCAATTGCAGCGCCAATTTGAACGGTACCACCTTGAATCACCGCAGTAAAGACGACCTCTTCGGCCAGGGGGCAGCTCTGATTGTTGTCGGTAAGTTCACAGCCAAAGCATTTCTTGCCGATCTGGGTGATCTTTTGAACGGTGTCCCCAATTCTTAATAGCGTTCCCACCGGCAGTTTGTAGAGCTCAATATTTTCGGTAATAACATTTTCATTAAAACGTTTGGTACATAAACTGGTGATATGCAACGCATCCATTTTCCGAATACTTTCGATTCCGAAAAAACTGACCTGACGAAGATCCTTGCCGCCGTGGCGGTCACCTTCGAGACCAAAACCAGCGATGAAAATGGCAGCTGGTTCAACAGCAACAGTCTTTCCTTTTTCAACGCTTTTGTTCAATTTAATTACGCTACTCATGGCGGCACTCCTTATTTATTTAAGCTTTGAGATCATGGTGAAATTTACAAATGTCAGATAATGGGGGCTTCGTTATTGGTATCAGAAGCGGTTGTATGAAATAAAGTCGTTAATAATGGGGTCAGCCGTAGCCATTATTTCTTCCGGGGTGCCGGAAAAAAGGCACTGCCCCTGATTTAAAAAAATCAGCTGGGAACAGATCCGAAAAGCCTGGCTGAGATTATGGGTGATAATAATGACTGTTAAATTGTGATTCAGGCTTCTTTTTTTCAGCGCAGATTCAATAATCCGGATGCTTTTGGGATCGATATTGGCGGTTGGTTCATCTAAAAAAAGCACTTTTGGAGCAAAGGATAAGGCTCTGGCCAGGGCAGTTTTTTGGGATTCGCCACCCGACAGGTGTTTGGCATTTTGGGTTTGAATTTTTTCCAGTTCGAATTCTGCCAGCAGCCCTTTGACGGTATCGTTAATTGTTTCTTTATCGCACTTGCGGATCCGTAGCGGGTAGGCAATGTTTTCATAAATGGAGCGCGAAAACAGGGTTGGGGTATGGCTGGAATAGGTCATTTCCGTCATGGTATGATGGCTGAGGGTTTGGTTGTCATAAAGGATGCTGCCCGAGCTCATGGGGATCAAGCCCGCCATAATCTTCAGTAAGGTTGTTTTACCGGAACCGTTTGGCCCGATGATTCCATATATTTGGCCGGGTTCAAAAACAAGGTTTTGATAGGCTCCTGTTAAGGTGAGTACGGATTTTTCCTGATAGGTTTTGGCAAGTGCGTTAGCTTCGATTTTCATTTTGACCTCCCATAACATAATGGTACAAAACAGAATTGGTAATAAACGAGATGGTCATTAAGATAATCCCCATGGCAATGGAGACGCTATATTGTCCCATATTGTTGTTCATGGCAATAAAGGTGGTCATGACCCGGGTGAATCCTTTAATGTTGCCACCAACAATCATCACCGCTCCGACCTCCGAAATCGCCCGGCCAAAGCCGGTTACCAGGGCAATCATAATCACCGATTTCAGTTCTAAAATCAGTAAGATCAGAATATTCCATTTTTGGGCACCCAGGGTTTTGCCGGTTTGAACAACCTCATAACCGCTGGTTCCGGCCTGGTTAAAGATAATTCCGGTAATCACCGGAGTAACCAGAATGGTTTGGGCGATGATCATCGCCGTGGGCGTATACATCAGTTGAAGTTCCCCGAAAGGACCGGATCTGGCCAAAAAAAGGGCGGTAAATAAACCGATGATAACCGGCGGAAATGACATAAAGGTATATAATAAGCGTGAGACGATCGGTTTGCCTTTAAAATCATTGATGCCGAGTAAAATCCCCAGCGGAATACCAAGCAGGGTCGCATACAGAGTCGATGAAAAAGATACATATAACGATAAAAGAACGATTTGAATAATTTCAGGGTCAAAGGAAAAAATAAGGCGGAATGCCTCAACAAAACCATTGAGTATGTAATCCATAGATCTCTCCGTAAATAAGATCCCGGAAGAAATGTCCCCCGGGATCTCAGATTTGTGATGGGTGTTTATTTTTGTGCAGCGTTCGGGGTAAAGAGTGGATCGCCATTGATTTCATATGAGCCGATCAGTTTCTGAGTTTCAGGTGAGAGGATCCAGTCCACAAAAGCTTGGGCGCCATCGGCGTTAATCTTATCGTTGATAGTCGGTGATACGGCAATAACGCCATATGGATTATTGAGAAGTTTATCACCTTCGCAGACAATTTCCAGACTGGCCATGGTGTCTTTCATATTAGCATAGGTGGCGCGGTCACACAAGGTATAGCCAAGTTTTTCATTGGTGACAGTAAGGGTTTCACCCATACCAGTACCGGTTTTAATATACCAGTCGCCGGCCGGGGTAATGTTGGCAGCCTTCCAGATTTCAAGTTCTTTGGTATTGGTGCCGGATTTATCATCCCGGGAAACAAAGGTTGAAGGCGCCGCTGAAATGGCCGTAAATGCTTTGACAGCATCGCTGGCGGCGGTTGTTTTTACTTTGGCAGGGTCTTCTTTGGGACCAAGAACGACAAAGTCGTTGTACATAACGTCAAATCGTTCAACACCGTAACCATCGGCAATAAATTTATCTTCCTGGGCTCGGGCATGTACTAATAAAACATCAGCTTCCCCGTTTTTGCCCATTTCGATGGCTTTTCCGGTGCCTACAGCGACAACCTTAACAGCAATACCGGTTTGGGATTCAAAATCAGGTAAAATCACGTCCAGCAAGCCGCTGTCCTGGGTACTGGTGGTGGTAGCCAGAATAATGGTGCCATTCGAACCAGGTTCCAGATCTTTCTTGGCCGGGGTGCACCCCAAAGCACTTAATGCGATGGTGCAGACAAACAAGGCCATGAGCAGTACCGATAATTTCTTTTTCATTTTCTTCCTCCTAAAAATAGTATCAAAGAGATGTCTCTTGGATATCATAAAACTAGGAAAGATGGACTAATAAAAAAACGACTGCGCAGAAAAAGCAGTCGAAAAAATTCCACCATCCTTTTCACATTGGAAAGCACAACCATTTCTAGTCATACTCTATCGATTGAAATACCATAGTAAACCGTAGGCGTTTCAATTCGGATTGATTGAGATACTATATTGAATTACTCAGATTAATACCCTGATTTTAGCAAAATTAACAGTTGCCGTCAAGTTTTGAAGGTTTGCTTTTTATGATAAAAAAATTGATGCGCATCGATTTTTTCAAGAACATGCGAAAAATGAAGTAGTACAAAAAATTATATTGAGGTTTGTTGATCATCGGGATGGACGTGGTTGCATTCACACTTTTTCTGAGTTACAATATCCATAAATTGATAAAATAATAATGAGCTATGAAAAAATTAAAGAGGTAAATGATGAGTAGAGAAAAAGGTCGGTCATTAACACAAATGGTACGAAACGGCGGTTGCGCGGCAAAGTTGGGACCTGGTGTTCTGTCGGATGTGCTGGGGAGCTTAACACCAACAGCAGACAAAAACCTGCTGATTGGAATGGAAAACTCCGATGATGCCGCCGCCTATGCGATTAATGAAAAGCAAATTCTACTGCAAACCCTGGACTTCTTTACGCCGGTTGTGGATGATCCGTATCTTTTTGGTCAGATAGCCGCCACCAATTCATTAAGCGATATCTATGCAATGGGTGGGAAACCCCTGATAGCCTTAAATATTGTCTGCTTTCCAGTTTGTGAAGATCCCCGAATTTTGGGAGAAATATTAAGAGGCGGGATGGATAAAATTAAGGAAGCAGGTGCCTTATTAGTTGGCGGTCACACCATTGATGACAAGGAGCCCAAATATGGACTTTCAGTATCCGGGTTAGTCGAGCCAGGTAAACTGCGGGGAAATTGTCACGCAAAAGCTGGGGATATTCTAATTCTGACAAAACCGATTGGGTTGGGAATTATTAATTCAGCCGTTCGAGCAGGTGTTGCATCGGAAGAATCAAGTCGAATTGCGGTTGAAACCATGCGAACACTCAATAAAAGGGCCTGTGAAATCATGGCGAATTACGATGTCCATGGATGTACCGATATTACTGGCTTTGGACTCGGTGGGCATACCATGGAGATGGCAAAAGCCAGTCGTGTTTCCATCAGTTTATACTACTCACAGCTGCCGATTATCCCAGAAGCCGAAAAGTTTGCCGATATGGGGATTGTTCCCTCAGCCACCTATCATAATCGGGAACACTGTAGCGGAAGTTACACCTCGGAATTGCCGGTTTTAGGTGAAGATCTTGTCTTTGATCCACAGACATCAGGGGGATTATTAATTTCAATAAGTCCCGAGCAGGGTGAAGAGCTATATCAGGAGCTGATCGAAAGCCTGGGGAGTTATGTCAGAATCGTTGGGAAAATAGAGGGAAAAAGGGACTTTGATCTGTACCTGGAAAAATAGTTAGGATAGGTGCAAGAGCGGCCTATTGATGAGGAATAGTGTTGACAGTTATCAGGGGTATTGATATAATTTTGTCAAACAAAATGAGGTCTCCGAGCAAAAGTATCTAAGAATAAAGTTTATGATACTGCGCCAAAGCGTTAGAGCTTTCGGGTTGTACTGGAAACGGGATAGCCTTCTGTTCATGAAAAGGAGCAAACATAGCACGAGTGTAAATATGTATTAGGGTAACATGTTTTTGTTGTGTCTTGCTTTCTTTTTAGCTTGAACAGTGTCGATGGGATCATGGTCAGTTTTGTCTGGTTAAATAAAAAATAAAGAACTTGAAAGAGGAAAAAAAACATGTTACAAGGGATTGAACTGGAACAAGCAGTAAAAATAATCACTGAAAACGTTAAACAAGCTGAAGAAAAAGAAGTCGTAGGGATTATGGATGCACTTAAACGGGTGGCGGCTCAGGATGTCTTTTCTGATATGGACAATCCACCCTTTGATCGTTCACCCTTAGATGGTTATGCACTGATTGCAGAGGACACCGTCGCTGCCAGTCGGGAAAATCCTATTGAATTTAAGGTGGTCGAAAAACGTTTTGCAGGAGATGCCAGCGAGCTGGTTTTAAAATCAAATCAGGCGGTTCGGATAATGACCGGAGCAATGATGCCCAGCGGAGCAAATTGTGTGATTCGCCAGGAAGATACAGACTATGGTTCCGATGTTGTCAAAATATTTACACCATTAAAAGCACACCAGAACTTTATCTACAGCGGTGAGGATTACAAAAAAGGTACGAAACTGATTGCTGCAGGAGAGAAATTAAATTTTGTCCATTTGGCATTATTGGCCAGCATGGGTTTGCCGACCATCACAGTATACAAGCAGCCAAAGGTGGCGGTACTCGTCACAGGAGAAGAGCTTTTTCCGCCAGGGTTACCGCTTAACAAAGGCAAGATTTACAACACGAATTTATTTTTTATTGCGGCCCGGCTCAAAGAATTATCAGTTAACCCAGTTTATCTTCAGCAATGTGGAGATGATGTCGAGATCGTCGTCGCGAAGATGAAGCATGCGCTGACAGTTGCTGATTTTGTGATTACAACGGGAGGAGTATCCGTTGGTGAAAAAGATATCTTTCATGAGGTATTGCCAAAGTTAGGTGTCGATCGAAAATTCTGGAAGGTGAACTTGAAACCAGGAACACCGGCGATGTTCTCAACCTACGGCGACAAACCAGTCCTGAATTTATCGGGAAATCCGTTTGCTGCATTGGCTACTTTTGAATTACTGGCTAGGCCAGCGTTGGGAAAAATGTCTCGTGATGATTCAATATTGACCAGCGAAACGACTGGGATTATGGATACTGATTTTTCTAAAAAAAGCAAGGGGAAGCGATTTATCCGGGCGATTTACAAAAATGGCAGGGTCACGTTGCCACAAGGTGGCCACGCATCCGGGATGATCGCCTCAATGAAGGACTGTAATTGTCTGGTCGAAATTGAGGCCGGAAACAATGGCACAAAAAAAGGGGATACCGTTAAAGTAATTTTGTTATAAGGTGCTTAACCTATGACTAAATAGGGAGTCAAATAATGGAAGAGAGAAGAAAAAATGCATCAATCGAAACTGTTGGCGATAAGCGGCGTGAAAAATTCAGGTAAAACAACGCTAATTACCCAATTAATTCCCAAACTGGTGAAAAAAAAGTTGAAAATTGCCACAATCAAGCATGATGGTCACGGTTTTACAGCGGATATTGAAGAATCAGATTCTTATCGGCACAAAGCAGCTGGGGCTTATGCAGCGGCTGTTTTTTCAGATAGTAAATATATGTTAGTAAAAGATGTACCGGAGTGCAGCGAAGAGATGATCATTCAGTTTTTTCCGGAAGCAGACCTGATTCTGCTGGAGGGTTTTAAAAATTCGGACTATCCTAAAATAGAAATCGTCCGATCAGATAATTCCAGAGCAAGCGTTTGTGATCCCAAGACGATGGTTGCCCTTATCAGCGACCTTCCCTTTAGTGGCGAAAACATACCAATTTTTGGATTAAATGAGATTGATCAAATTGCCGCATTTATCTATGAATGGACGTGTCAGGGACTGTCATTAAAAAGGGGAGGAAACAATGGAAATTAGAGGAAAAATAACCGGGATTTGTACAAGTGTTGACATAGGAACACCAAAAAGAAATTTGCACCAGGCTAATCTGATCAAAAATTATGGGGTTGAAGGTGACGGTCACTCGGGTTTTCACACCGATAAGCAGGTTAGTCTGTTGTCTTACGAAAAGATTCAGGAAACAATTGGGAAAGATGCCGTTGTAAAGGAAGGCGCCTTTGGCGAAAATATGGTAGTTCAGGGCATCGACTTTTCAGACTTCCCGATCGGAACGCAGTTTCGAACCGGCGATGTGATCCTGGAAATCACTCACAAAGGGATGGAATGCGAAATTTGCGAGATGAATCCGCCGCTGGATAGCTGTCTTATGAAAAAGGAAGGCATTTTCTGTAAAGTGATTATGGGTGGGATTGTTACAGAAGGGGATTACCTTCATGTGGAAGATTAAAAAAGCAGCTTCGGGAGGGACCGCATATGACGAAAGATCCAAACATTTTCAGATCCATCCCTAAAATAGACGAGGTGTTAAAAGAACCTGAAATAATCGAGGCGATTGAATATTTTGGAAAAGGGGCGGCGATTGAGAGTACCCGAGTCTGTGTTGAAGAAATGCGGAGTGAAATGACTTCAGGTAAGCGAACGGAACCGATAAATCAGGATGATCTGATAAAAAGAATTAGCGCACGAATTAAAAGAGAGAACCAGCGGCATTTGCGACCGGTGATTAACGGAACCGGGATTATCCTGCATACGAATTTAGGCCGGGCTGTACTCAGTGAAGCAGCCGCACAAGCAGCCTTTGATGTGGCCAGAAATTACAGTAATCTGGAGTACAATTGCGATAACAGAACCAGGGGGAGCCGTTATAGTCACGTGGATTATCTCCTCGAAAAACTATGCAATTGCGAAAGTGCCCTGGTTGTCAATAACAATGCGGCGGCGGTATTGCTGATGCTCAGTACCCTGACAAAAGATAAAGAGGTCATAGTTTCACGAGGTGAGCTGGTGGAAATCGGCGGCGCTTTCCGGGTGCCAGAAATTATGGAACAAAGCGGAACCAAATTAATCGAAGTTGGCACTACCAATAAAACTAAAAAATCAGATTATGAAAAAGCAATCGTGCCGGAAAAAACGGGGGCTATCTTAAAGGTACATACCAGTAATTTTAAAATTATGGGCTTTACCGAGGAAGCCTCTCTTGAAGAGCTTGCAGAAATCGGCAAAAGCCATGACCTGCCGGTACTCTACGATCTTGGCAGTGGCGGATTTTTTAAGGCAGCGGATTATGGTTTAAGTGAGGAACCCAATGTTTTTGAAAGTATGAAAGATGGAGCCGATGTGATTTGTTTTAGTGGTGATAAACTACTGGGAGGTCCCCAGGCGGGGATCATCATTGGAAAGAAAAAGCACATTGATGCTATGAAAAAAAATCCCTTAACGCGAGCGCTCCGAGTCGACAAGATGACCCTGGCGGCATTGGAGGCTACGTTGCGACTTTATCTGGATTGGGAAAAAGCCGTTAAAGAAATTCCACTGCTCAGCCAACTTTCCATCACCACGGAGGAATTAGTGAAAAAAGCTGAAACCTTTATGCAACTGCTAAAAAAAATTCCCATGATCACCGCTGAAATCATTGCAGCAGAGGGCCAGGTCGGCGGGGGATCGATGCCCAATCAGATGATTCCGAGTATCTGCGTTGCCCTTGAAGCCAATGGTTTTTCGGCTAATGCTCTGGATCTGGCGTTAAACAGTGCGGAAACACCGATCATCGGAAGGATCCACAAAGATCGCTATCTGCTGGATATGCGTACCATTGAAACAAGGAATTTTGATACGATTGTCAGGGCGCTTGAGAAAATGGATAAATGATTGGAGAGGTATGAATGAATATCATTTTAGGGACGGCAGGACATATCGACCATGGGAAAACCAGCCTTGTCAAAGCGTTAACGGGAATTGACACCGATCGATTAAAAGAAGAGAAAAAACGAGGGATAACTATCGAACTGGGTTTTGCTCATCTGGATCTGCCCTGTGGCAATCGGATTGGGATCGTGGATGTTCCTGGACACGAAAAGTTTATTAATAATATGCTTGCTGGTGCCGGAGGCATTGACATCGCGATGATGATTATTGCGGCTGATGAAGGAATTATGCCCCAGACCGTCGAACATTTTGGTATCTTATCGCTTTTGGAAATTAAGCATGGTGTGATTGTGATTACCAAAACTGATCTGGTCGATGATGACTGGATTGAAATGATAACAGGAGAAATCCAGGAGAAATTTCAGGGGAGCTTTCTGGAAAATGCGCCGATCATTTCCGTATCCGCTCATACCGGAAAAGGATTAGCTGAATTGAAAGAAGCCTTGTCGTTAACCGTCTCAAAGGTTCAGGATAAAAAATTGACAATCCCTTTCAGACTTCCCATTGACCGGGTTTTTTCGGTGGACGGCTTTGGGACGGTGGTAACCGGGACGTTAATCGAAGGACGGATTAAAGTGGGGCAAAATGTGATGCTCTATCCGTCATTGGAAACCCCTAAAGTTCGAAGTCTCCAGGTTCATGGCGATGCTGTTGAAGTGGCAGTTGCGGGACAGCGGGTAGCCGTAAATTTATCGGGAATTAAGAAGCATCAGGTGGTTCGCGGTGATACCATTGCTCCGGTTGACAGCATGGAAAATACGATGATGGTGGATGTAAAACTAAATATCTTAAAAAGTACCAAACGGATCATAAAAAATGCCAGTAGAGTCCATTTTTATCATGGTACCAAAGAAGTTCTGGCAAAGCTTATTCTGCTTGACAAAGATGAGCTGGAAGCGGACGAATCTGCCTATGTTCAGTTTCGGTTTGAGGAAAAATTAGCGCTAAAAGTCGGAGATCATTTTGTTATCCGTTTTTATTCGCCCCTTGAAACCATTGGCGGCGGCGTTGTCCTGGATGCCAACCCGACCAAACACCGACGAAATCAACCCGGGGTTATTGACAGCATGGAGATTAAAGAAAATGGGACAAAAAAAGCGAAAGTCTATTTGGCGATTTGCGAACATGAAAAAAATCTCAAAGATGTTGATTATATCCGAGATCATATTGGCAAAGAACCGATTACCAAAGAACTGAATAAGTTAGTTGAAGAAAAAATGATTATTCAATTGAACGATTCCCTCTTTCTTTCAAAGGAATATTTAACATCTTTAAAAAACAAGCTCTTAAAAATGCTGCGAGAATATCATAAAGCTTACCCCTTAAAAGAAGGGATGAACCGCGAAGAAGTTAGAGGAAAGCTGATCCGAAAAGCTCCGGTTAGTGCCATTGATAGCATCATCAACTTTTTTATTGATAAAAAAACGGTGCGCTGGGAATCAGAATTCATCAGTCTACCGGACTTCAAAGTTGTCTATCAGGAAGCCGACACAGAATTGCTGAATGAGGTTGAAAAGCTCTATCTGAGTAACGGTTTTTCACCTCCGTCGCTGGACGATCTGGCCAAACACTATGGAAAAAACAAACAATATACCGGGGCCATTGCGATGCTGAAGAAATCGGGAACCATTATTTCCCTGGATCTTAAATATTTTATTCATCAGGAATACTACGAAAAAGCATTGGCCTTGTTAAATAATCATTTTGAAAAAAATGATGAAATTGCCTTGGGAGACTATCGAGATATGCTCGGGGTTTCTAGAAAGTATGCGGTTGCTTTGCTGGAGGAATTTGATAAAAAAAGATTAACAAAAAAAGTTGGCGAAACCAGAAGACGATACAATCAATAACCGTGACAAGTTGTGATGATAATGGAAAAGAGGTGGGTAAAATAACAACGAAAATCCGAACAGTTCCCAATATGATTTTAATTGGTTCAACGGCCAGAAATAGCGGAAAAACAACCCTGGCGGTGGCAATTATTGAAAAATATAAAAACTGGATCCCGGTGTATGGCATAAAAGTAACGACGATTGCTGAAAAGCATGCAAAATGTATCCATGGCGGAGAAGGCTGTGGGGTGTGTACCAATTTCGACAACGATTTTGACATCACCGAAGAACTTGGCAATACAAATAATAAGGATACCTCAGTGCTTTTAGCCGGAGGTGCAAAAAAGGTCTATTGGTTAAAAACATTGGCAAGCGAAATCAGTGCAGGAATCGAAGCCGTTTTAGAAAAAATACCTCCCGATGCCCTGATTATCTGCGAATCGAATAGTCTGAGAAAGGTAGTTGAACCTGGTGTGTTTGTGATGGTTAAAAATACCGCAGACAATCAAATCAAAAAGACTGCAGCTGAGGTCATCGCTCAGGCAGATATTGTTTACGAAAACTATTTTCAAGATAATTTTGACGAGGTGATTGATCAAATCAGCCATTGCATTCATCTAAAAAAAACAGAGTCTGAGCGTTTTTGATTCAGATACCAGAAAATTGATAAGTCAAATATAACAGCGCGGATCATTAATATAATAAAAGCGGAGACAATCATACCCTCAGGATTGTCTCCGTTTTTTATTTAAAAACTATTCTGCAGTTGTAGCCATTGCCGGTTCTGAAGCGAGATTGACAGCTTCTTTATTTGTTCGCAGATAGGTGTAGTAGTAAACACCAGGCACTACAATGGCTCCACCAATCACATTGCCGATTGTTACCGGAATAAGATTATTGATGATGATCTGACTCCAGGTAATGTCTGCTCCCAAAAATAAGCCAATTGGTAAAAAGAACATATTTGCGACGCAATGCTCAAACCCGGCGAGCACAAAAAGCATAATCGGAAACCAAATTGCAAATATTTTCCCGATAATATCTTTTGCACCGGCCTGCATCATGACGGCCAGTACCACTAATATGTTGCAGAATGTGGCTCGGATAATGATCGGCAACAAAGGAATCGCGGTCTTTGCTTCAGCAATACCGATTGCCTTGGCAGTCATGGCTTCGCCGCTGTATAAGCCACTTTTGAAAAGCAACCAGGCTAATAAAACAGAGCCCACAAAATTCGCAAGTAAAACAACAGTCCAATTGCGAAGCAAGGAGCTGAGAGTGATTTCTTTTTTAGCTAAAGCTAAAGTTAAAGTGCAGTTGCCGGTAAACAACTCGGCACCACAAAAAATAATCAGCATCAAACCAACTGGGAAAACGCCAGCACCAATGAATTTTGCAAGGGTTGCCTCAAAACCACTTCCAGCACCGGAAGTAACAATGGTGAAACCATATGCACCTAAACCAACATACATACCAGCAAAAATACCGAGCAAAAGCATCTTACCAATTGGTAAAGCGGCCTTTGCTTTTCCGCTGGTCACCATAGCCTCATTAATCTCTTTCGGGGTCAAAAAACTGTTCACACTATTTTCCTCCTAAACAAGTTACGACTTTCATGAATCGTTTGCAGAAGTATAGCACAGAAATAATTATTTGTATATAGTTAGTGTTGCTTAAGTTTTACGATTAGTTTGGAGGACATAACAAATTAAAAAAGTAAATAGAAAAATACGATAAAATATAGTGGCGTTAGGGGAAAAAATAGAAAAGAGATAATTACGATCGAAGTGAAAATATTACAATTATAATTGATTTTGATATTTAATACAATCTACCGCGGTATTTTCTGTCAATCTACATATGAAAATCGGTTTACAGAAATACAAAAATATAACCAACGGATTATCAAATTTAAATACGTTGAATAAAGAGAACATGAATAAAAGTTGTAATTATGAAATTGGCATTAAGGTGAAAAGTCAGGTATATTGCCAAAAATATGTACTTTGATCAGGACTGGATAGGGGCTGAAAATAATGGTTGAAAAAAAGAAATACCAGCGTCGACAACGCCGGTATTTGCGGTTAATAAAAATTGCGAATAAATTATCGATTTTTAAGGAATCGACGTTATCGTCATGGGTATCTCTTTACCGTTCGCAAAAGTAAAAATTTGCTCAAGAGAAGTAATAATTAGTTTGCTCGTGC
This window encodes:
- a CDS encoding MOSC domain-containing protein; protein product: MSSVIKLNKSVEKGKTVAVEPAAIFIAGFGLEGDRHGGKDLRQVSFFGIESIRKMDALHITSLCTKRFNENVITENIELYKLPVGTLLRIGDTVQKITQIGKKCFGCELTDNNQSCPLAEEVVFTAVIQGGTVQIGAAIEILDSENQC
- a CDS encoding ABC transporter ATP-binding protein, which encodes MKIEANALAKTYQEKSVLTLTGAYQNLVFEPGQIYGIIGPNGSGKTTLLKIMAGLIPMSSGSILYDNQTLSHHTMTEMTYSSHTPTLFSRSIYENIAYPLRIRKCDKETINDTVKGLLAEFELEKIQTQNAKHLSGGESQKTALARALSFAPKVLFLDEPTANIDPKSIRIIESALKKRSLNHNLTVIIITHNLSQAFRICSQLIFLNQGQCLFSGTPEEIMATADPIINDFISYNRF
- a CDS encoding ABC transporter permease, which produces MDYILNGFVEAFRLIFSFDPEIIQIVLLSLYVSFSSTLYATLLGIPLGILLGINDFKGKPIVSRLLYTFMSFPPVIIGLFTALFLARSGPFGELQLMYTPTAMIIAQTILVTPVITGIIFNQAGTSGYEVVQTGKTLGAQKWNILILLILELKSVIMIALVTGFGRAISEVGAVMIVGGNIKGFTRVMTTFIAMNNNMGQYSVSIAMGIILMTISFITNSVLYHYVMGGQNENRS
- a CDS encoding substrate-binding domain-containing protein; amino-acid sequence: MKKKLSVLLMALFVCTIALSALGCTPAKKDLEPGSNGTIILATTTSTQDSGLLDVILPDFESQTGIAVKVVAVGTGKAIEMGKNGEADVLLVHARAQEDKFIADGYGVERFDVMYNDFVVLGPKEDPAKVKTTAASDAVKAFTAISAAPSTFVSRDDKSGTNTKELEIWKAANITPAGDWYIKTGTGMGETLTVTNEKLGYTLCDRATYANMKDTMASLEIVCEGDKLLNNPYGVIAVSPTINDKINADGAQAFVDWILSPETQKLIGSYEINGDPLFTPNAAQK
- the selD gene encoding selenide, water dikinase SelD — protein: MSREKGRSLTQMVRNGGCAAKLGPGVLSDVLGSLTPTADKNLLIGMENSDDAAAYAINEKQILLQTLDFFTPVVDDPYLFGQIAATNSLSDIYAMGGKPLIALNIVCFPVCEDPRILGEILRGGMDKIKEAGALLVGGHTIDDKEPKYGLSVSGLVEPGKLRGNCHAKAGDILILTKPIGLGIINSAVRAGVASEESSRIAVETMRTLNKRACEIMANYDVHGCTDITGFGLGGHTMEMAKASRVSISLYYSQLPIIPEAEKFADMGIVPSATYHNREHCSGSYTSELPVLGEDLVFDPQTSGGLLISISPEQGEELYQELIESLGSYVRIVGKIEGKRDFDLYLEK
- the glp gene encoding gephyrin-like molybdotransferase Glp, with protein sequence MLQGIELEQAVKIITENVKQAEEKEVVGIMDALKRVAAQDVFSDMDNPPFDRSPLDGYALIAEDTVAASRENPIEFKVVEKRFAGDASELVLKSNQAVRIMTGAMMPSGANCVIRQEDTDYGSDVVKIFTPLKAHQNFIYSGEDYKKGTKLIAAGEKLNFVHLALLASMGLPTITVYKQPKVAVLVTGEELFPPGLPLNKGKIYNTNLFFIAARLKELSVNPVYLQQCGDDVEIVVAKMKHALTVADFVITTGGVSVGEKDIFHEVLPKLGVDRKFWKVNLKPGTPAMFSTYGDKPVLNLSGNPFAALATFELLARPALGKMSRDDSILTSETTGIMDTDFSKKSKGKRFIRAIYKNGRVTLPQGGHASGMIASMKDCNCLVEIEAGNNGTKKGDTVKVILL
- the mobB gene encoding molybdopterin-guanine dinucleotide biosynthesis protein B — encoded protein: MHQSKLLAISGVKNSGKTTLITQLIPKLVKKKLKIATIKHDGHGFTADIEESDSYRHKAAGAYAAAVFSDSKYMLVKDVPECSEEMIIQFFPEADLILLEGFKNSDYPKIEIVRSDNSRASVCDPKTMVALISDLPFSGENIPIFGLNEIDQIAAFIYEWTCQGLSLKRGGNNGN
- a CDS encoding MOSC domain-containing protein — its product is MEIRGKITGICTSVDIGTPKRNLHQANLIKNYGVEGDGHSGFHTDKQVSLLSYEKIQETIGKDAVVKEGAFGENMVVQGIDFSDFPIGTQFRTGDVILEITHKGMECEICEMNPPLDSCLMKKEGIFCKVIMGGIVTEGDYLHVED
- the selA gene encoding L-seryl-tRNA(Sec) selenium transferase yields the protein MTKDPNIFRSIPKIDEVLKEPEIIEAIEYFGKGAAIESTRVCVEEMRSEMTSGKRTEPINQDDLIKRISARIKRENQRHLRPVINGTGIILHTNLGRAVLSEAAAQAAFDVARNYSNLEYNCDNRTRGSRYSHVDYLLEKLCNCESALVVNNNAAAVLLMLSTLTKDKEVIVSRGELVEIGGAFRVPEIMEQSGTKLIEVGTTNKTKKSDYEKAIVPEKTGAILKVHTSNFKIMGFTEEASLEELAEIGKSHDLPVLYDLGSGGFFKAADYGLSEEPNVFESMKDGADVICFSGDKLLGGPQAGIIIGKKKHIDAMKKNPLTRALRVDKMTLAALEATLRLYLDWEKAVKEIPLLSQLSITTEELVKKAETFMQLLKKIPMITAEIIAAEGQVGGGSMPNQMIPSICVALEANGFSANALDLALNSAETPIIGRIHKDRYLLDMRTIETRNFDTIVRALEKMDK